A portion of the Bacillus thuringiensis genome contains these proteins:
- a CDS encoding penicillin acylase family protein, with product MEVVIKKKRKRGRRIFIWASSIVLLLVISAAIFLNIYTLKSMPKIDGTIKLEDLQHAVTVKRDSKGVPHIKSENAHDLYFSQGYVQAQDRLFQMDLSRRQASGMLSEVVGEAAVDRDKLFRTLGLRRAAEASVSQYDGEAKYALQSFADGVNAFIREAKAEKKLPVEFTILGYEPSEWSIVDSLTIGKYMAFDLGGHWHGQAFRYWALKNLPKEQANELFPTYPKDAPRLLAELKTTNVDVAQSFSKTIIPPEFNGSNNWVVSGEKSASGKPILADDPHLSLATPSIWYQTRLEMKDLNVSGVIFAGVPGVILGHNDKIAWGVTNTGPDVQDLYIEKRNPNNENEFLYNDKWEKATVVDESIKVKGGKTIPYNVTITRHGPVISEFADKGKEKTKTVFSLKWTALEPSAELKAVLNMNKAKDWTEFETALQDFHTPTQNFVFASNDGTIAYKANGNIPVRKKGDGSLPVPGWTDEYESEGYIPFDQLPKVINPKEGFISTANNKIVDDDYPYHISNTWAQPYRQLRIQEFLQEKEKYTVKDLEELQMDQKNLYGKEFTPIFLKELNKASLNEVEKEGVNQLTKWNFYDSKDEAAPLIFHLLMKEISNTLFSKEIPKDVMELFEGKSQVVDELIRKQVAGENSAWFSKHGGFTKVVHTSYENVMKKLQKEYGPDVGGWKWGDYHQLAFTHPISKSSSMLALLAFNREKPVPIGGSQVTVQAASYGENGIVNHGASWRFVIDTKDMSNGYHIVGPGQSGHFRSDWYHDQIDDWVSGTYHTTTLNTEGIEGKVLNLEPK from the coding sequence ATGGAAGTCGTTATAAAGAAGAAACGAAAAAGGGGAAGAAGAATTTTTATTTGGGCTAGTAGTATCGTTCTCTTGTTAGTTATTTCCGCTGCGATTTTTTTGAACATATATACGTTGAAATCTATGCCAAAGATAGATGGAACGATAAAGCTAGAGGATTTACAACACGCTGTGACGGTGAAGCGGGATAGTAAAGGTGTACCGCATATTAAATCGGAAAATGCACATGATTTATATTTTTCACAAGGATATGTACAAGCGCAAGATCGGTTGTTTCAAATGGATTTAAGTAGAAGACAAGCTTCTGGTATGTTAAGTGAAGTTGTTGGGGAAGCAGCCGTTGACCGAGATAAATTGTTTCGAACACTCGGTTTACGGCGAGCGGCAGAAGCTTCAGTTAGTCAATATGATGGAGAAGCAAAATATGCCCTGCAGTCATTTGCTGATGGGGTGAACGCTTTTATACGTGAGGCGAAAGCGGAAAAGAAATTACCAGTTGAGTTTACTATATTAGGTTATGAGCCTTCTGAATGGTCAATTGTTGATTCTTTAACAATTGGGAAGTATATGGCGTTTGACTTAGGGGGACATTGGCATGGACAGGCGTTTCGATATTGGGCGCTGAAAAACCTTCCGAAAGAGCAAGCAAATGAGCTATTTCCTACATATCCGAAAGATGCACCTAGATTGCTAGCTGAACTAAAAACTACAAATGTGGACGTAGCACAAAGTTTTTCAAAAACGATAATTCCCCCGGAGTTTAACGGTAGTAATAACTGGGTTGTGAGCGGTGAGAAGAGTGCGTCAGGTAAGCCGATTTTAGCAGATGACCCTCATTTATCCCTTGCGACACCTTCTATATGGTATCAAACGAGACTTGAAATGAAAGATTTAAATGTGAGTGGCGTTATTTTCGCTGGAGTACCAGGTGTTATATTAGGCCACAATGACAAAATAGCGTGGGGCGTTACGAATACGGGGCCTGATGTGCAAGATTTATATATTGAGAAGAGAAATCCTAATAATGAAAATGAATTTCTGTATAACGATAAATGGGAGAAAGCTACGGTAGTTGATGAATCGATTAAAGTAAAAGGCGGGAAGACAATTCCTTATAACGTTACGATTACGAGGCATGGGCCAGTAATTTCAGAGTTTGCGGATAAGGGGAAGGAGAAAACGAAAACCGTATTCTCTTTAAAGTGGACTGCTTTAGAACCGTCAGCTGAGTTAAAAGCTGTATTAAATATGAACAAAGCAAAAGACTGGACTGAGTTTGAAACCGCTCTTCAAGATTTTCATACACCAACGCAAAACTTTGTGTTTGCATCAAACGATGGCACGATTGCTTATAAAGCGAATGGAAATATACCAGTGCGTAAAAAAGGCGATGGTAGCTTGCCTGTTCCAGGATGGACAGATGAATATGAATCGGAAGGATATATTCCATTTGATCAGCTGCCGAAAGTTATAAATCCGAAAGAAGGGTTTATTTCAACTGCGAATAATAAAATTGTTGATGATGATTATCCGTATCATATTAGCAATACGTGGGCACAGCCATATAGGCAACTGCGTATTCAAGAATTTTTGCAAGAGAAGGAAAAGTATACGGTAAAAGATTTAGAAGAGTTACAGATGGATCAAAAGAATTTATACGGGAAAGAGTTTACTCCTATATTTTTAAAAGAGTTAAATAAAGCATCTTTAAATGAGGTAGAGAAAGAAGGTGTAAACCAATTAACAAAGTGGAATTTTTACGATAGTAAAGATGAAGCGGCACCACTAATTTTTCATTTATTAATGAAAGAGATTTCGAATACGTTATTTTCAAAAGAAATACCGAAAGATGTAATGGAGTTATTTGAAGGGAAGTCACAAGTTGTGGATGAATTAATCCGGAAACAAGTAGCAGGAGAAAATAGTGCATGGTTTTCTAAGCACGGAGGTTTCACAAAAGTTGTGCATACATCGTACGAGAATGTAATGAAGAAATTGCAGAAGGAATATGGACCCGATGTTGGGGGCTGGAAGTGGGGCGATTATCATCAACTCGCTTTTACACATCCAATTTCGAAATCATCGAGTATGTTAGCATTACTAGCTTTTAATCGTGAGAAACCAGTTCCAATTGGCGGAAGTCAAGTTACCGTCCAAGCAGCAAGTTACGGCGAGAACGGCATTGTAAATCACGGAGCTTCTTGGCGATTCGTTATTGATACAAAAGATATGTCAAACGGTTATCATATCGTAGGACCAGGACAGTCGGGACATTTTAGAAGCGATTGGTATCATGATCAAATAGATGATTGGGTAAGTGGCACGTATCATACGACTACATTGAATACGGAGGGAATAGAGGGGAAGGTGCTAAATTTAGAACCGAAGTGA
- a CDS encoding DUF3895 domain-containing protein, producing the protein MNQISFEDLFEDEKENKQEKVEVAEIPAPLSTLQKNILELMDSEEISALELCEQLIRSGKISDERFTTNKPKAYGQVCLALEGFVTEGKLTFVKNDEKRDRVYKVKEEFSNI; encoded by the coding sequence ATGAATCAAATTTCATTTGAAGATTTATTTGAAGACGAAAAAGAAAATAAACAAGAAAAGGTAGAGGTAGCCGAAATACCTGCACCTTTATCAACATTGCAAAAAAATATATTAGAATTAATGGATTCTGAAGAAATAAGTGCACTGGAGCTATGCGAACAGTTAATACGATCTGGTAAAATATCAGATGAAAGATTTACAACGAATAAGCCAAAAGCATATGGACAAGTATGCTTAGCATTGGAAGGCTTTGTTACAGAAGGAAAGCTTACTTTTGTTAAAAATGATGAGAAAAGAGATAGGGTGTATAAAGTGAAAGAAGAATTTTCTAACATATAA
- a CDS encoding DNA alkylation repair protein produces MDFKTVIQELETLGKERTKKTYISNGAHEPVFGVTTGAMKPIAKKIKVNQELAEELYATGNYDAMYFAGIIADPKAMNESDFDRWIDGAYFYMLSDYVVAVTLSESTIAQDVADKWIASGDELRMSAGWSCYCWLLGNRKDNEFVESKISDMLEIVKNTIHTAPERTKSAMNNFINTVAISYVPLHEKAVETAKEVGIVEVKRDNKKSSLLNASESIQKEVDRGRVGFKRKYVRC; encoded by the coding sequence ATGGATTTTAAAACAGTCATACAAGAGCTTGAAACCCTTGGTAAGGAAAGAACGAAAAAAACATACATCTCTAACGGTGCACACGAGCCGGTTTTTGGCGTAACTACAGGTGCTATGAAACCAATCGCTAAGAAAATAAAAGTAAATCAAGAGTTAGCTGAGGAACTTTATGCTACAGGTAACTACGATGCTATGTACTTTGCAGGTATTATTGCAGATCCAAAAGCCATGAATGAATCTGATTTTGATCGCTGGATCGACGGGGCATATTTTTATATGCTATCTGATTATGTAGTGGCAGTGACTTTATCGGAGTCAACTATTGCACAAGACGTTGCTGATAAATGGATTGCAAGTGGGGACGAACTACGAATGTCAGCTGGCTGGAGTTGCTACTGCTGGCTTTTAGGAAATCGCAAAGACAATGAATTTGTCGAAAGCAAAATTTCCGATATGCTTGAAATTGTAAAAAATACAATTCATACTGCGCCAGAACGAACAAAATCTGCTATGAATAATTTTATAAATACTGTAGCAATTTCATATGTGCCACTACACGAAAAAGCAGTCGAGACTGCAAAAGAAGTTGGTATAGTTGAAGTAAAACGTGATAATAAAAAAAGCAGTTTGTTAAATGCTTCCGAAAGTATTCAGAAAGAAGTCGATAGAGGAAGAGTTGGTTTCAAACGTAAATACGTTAGATGTTAG
- a CDS encoding DnaD domain-containing protein, with product MPKPFQHSYFYNKGLKSSYLLAKSGGKHMAVYRNVQVKFWQDEFILDLTPEERYFYIYLLTGTKTKQCGIYILPKRVAELETGYSMETVEKLLNRFVEYGKILYDTETKEVFIINWLHYNPISNTNVEKCVLRELKTVKSNEFIHMFLRKCLEEEYTIPLLLQHFGMPKEEDNSGSQVVIEEKEEAEEVESIEEDVPNSEVYKFYEQNISSLSPYIVKELKNWIQRFSGEKVLEALKIAFENNKKTLAYVKGILRNWCKKERVNFSEGMHRREVFDLYDP from the coding sequence ATGCCAAAACCATTCCAGCATTCCTATTTTTATAATAAAGGATTAAAATCTTCCTATTTACTAGCAAAGAGTGGAGGGAAACATATGGCGGTATACCGTAATGTGCAGGTGAAATTTTGGCAAGATGAATTCATATTAGATTTAACGCCAGAGGAGCGTTATTTTTACATATATTTGTTAACTGGTACGAAAACGAAGCAATGTGGTATTTACATATTACCGAAGCGTGTGGCAGAGCTTGAAACAGGTTATAGTATGGAGACTGTTGAGAAGTTGCTAAACAGGTTTGTTGAGTATGGAAAGATTTTATATGATACGGAAACGAAAGAGGTATTCATAATAAACTGGTTACACTATAACCCTATTTCAAATACGAATGTAGAAAAGTGCGTATTACGTGAGTTAAAGACTGTAAAAAGTAATGAGTTCATACATATGTTTTTACGTAAATGCCTTGAAGAAGAATACACGATTCCATTATTATTGCAGCATTTTGGTATGCCAAAAGAAGAGGATAATAGTGGTTCACAAGTAGTTATTGAAGAGAAAGAAGAAGCGGAAGAGGTAGAAAGTATAGAAGAGGACGTTCCAAATAGTGAAGTTTATAAGTTTTATGAACAAAATATTAGTAGTTTATCCCCATATATTGTGAAAGAATTGAAGAATTGGATACAAAGATTTTCTGGAGAGAAAGTGTTAGAGGCACTTAAAATTGCGTTTGAAAATAATAAGAAAACGTTAGCTTATGTGAAGGGGATTTTGAGGAATTGGTGTAAGAAAGAACGAGTAAATTTTAGTGAAGGAATGCATAGGAGAGAAGTATTCGATTTGTATGATCCATAG
- a CDS encoding S-layer homology domain-containing protein, whose product MNKTIKQQVIALSTSLVILGSVPLSASAEEINKSQTDQLNIAEGEHGTSGLNYSNFKLEVPDHVQVNEAEVSENEKMLLEEYKHKHDETEELNKMKDAKKGQVAEKEAISNIEKAFESVDGRNDGSDRQMKPVAKPRGIQYSAPSTKKYGTLAGVPFVEWIVPAGNSDIRPANPMKARYITIHETANTAAGANAENHAKYLYKQATEGTFRTASWHFTVDDKQIYQHLPTNENGWHAGDGDGSGNRESIGIEIAVNQDGDYNKALENAKRLAGYLMNKEGIGADHIYKHQQWSGKKCPDILISRGNWAGFVQGIQWYANINAQIDTPLQDKNESFDPNENNPAEPSMELVVNGSGINVRSDAGIEHRVVRKASNGDRYKVLAVKNGWYKVGNGEWIFYDPSWIKINYNVPKEEVQKPKEEVQKPKDDITGGWFEGHIRKLNSLGIMQGEGNGVFAPYRNVTRAEFAKLISNALKLPEGNKSFVDINETHPSLHDGIKRCASAGIINGRGEGVFDPNSPITREEVSIMIDKALRYKGITGELVALPFTDKHLITYKESVQRLYSLKVVNGVGNNEFDPRGTATRGQAAAFIVKMLDSMQK is encoded by the coding sequence ATGAATAAGACAATCAAACAACAAGTAATCGCACTATCAACAAGCCTAGTGATTTTAGGGAGTGTACCTTTATCAGCATCAGCAGAAGAGATAAACAAATCTCAAACTGATCAACTAAATATTGCTGAAGGAGAACATGGAACGAGCGGATTAAATTATTCTAATTTCAAGTTGGAAGTTCCTGATCATGTACAAGTTAACGAAGCAGAAGTATCTGAAAATGAAAAAATGCTTTTAGAAGAATATAAGCATAAACATGATGAAACAGAAGAATTAAACAAAATGAAAGATGCAAAGAAGGGGCAAGTAGCAGAAAAGGAAGCTATTTCAAATATTGAAAAGGCATTTGAATCTGTAGATGGTCGAAATGATGGATCTGATCGTCAAATGAAACCTGTTGCAAAGCCAAGAGGTATTCAATATAGTGCACCGAGTACGAAGAAATATGGAACACTTGCAGGAGTTCCATTTGTAGAGTGGATTGTTCCAGCAGGAAACTCTGATATTCGTCCTGCAAATCCGATGAAAGCACGTTACATTACAATCCATGAGACGGCAAATACGGCCGCTGGTGCTAATGCTGAAAATCATGCGAAATATTTATATAAGCAAGCAACGGAAGGCACTTTCCGAACAGCTTCATGGCATTTTACTGTAGACGATAAACAAATTTATCAACACTTACCAACAAACGAAAATGGTTGGCATGCAGGAGATGGAGATGGATCTGGAAACAGGGAGTCTATCGGTATTGAGATCGCGGTTAACCAAGACGGTGATTACAATAAAGCGTTAGAAAATGCAAAACGACTTGCAGGTTATTTAATGAACAAAGAAGGAATTGGTGCAGATCATATTTACAAGCATCAACAATGGAGCGGGAAAAAATGTCCTGATATTTTAATTTCACGTGGTAATTGGGCTGGTTTCGTACAAGGAATTCAATGGTATGCAAATATAAATGCGCAGATTGATACGCCTTTACAAGATAAAAATGAATCATTTGATCCAAATGAAAATAATCCAGCTGAACCTAGCATGGAACTAGTGGTAAATGGTAGCGGCATCAATGTGCGTAGTGATGCGGGTATTGAACATCGTGTTGTACGTAAAGCTTCAAACGGAGATCGTTACAAAGTATTAGCGGTTAAAAATGGTTGGTATAAAGTAGGTAATGGAGAATGGATTTTCTATGACCCAAGTTGGATTAAAATTAACTACAATGTACCAAAGGAAGAAGTACAAAAGCCTAAGGAAGAAGTACAAAAACCAAAAGATGATATTACAGGTGGCTGGTTTGAAGGGCATATTCGTAAATTAAACAGTCTAGGTATTATGCAAGGTGAAGGTAATGGTGTGTTTGCACCATATCGAAATGTAACGAGAGCGGAGTTTGCGAAATTAATCTCGAATGCTCTTAAACTACCAGAGGGAAATAAGTCATTTGTAGATATTAATGAGACACATCCATCACTTCATGACGGTATTAAACGTTGTGCAAGTGCAGGAATTATTAATGGTCGTGGTGAAGGGGTTTTTGATCCTAACTCACCAATTACTCGTGAAGAAGTATCTATTATGATTGACAAAGCACTACGATACAAAGGAATTACAGGTGAGTTAGTAGCATTACCATTTACAGATAAGCATTTAATAACATACAAAGAATCGGTTCAACGATTATACAGCTTAAAGGTAGTTAATGGTGTTGGAAATAATGAGTTTGATCCCCGAGGTACAGCAACTCGTGGTCAGGCAGCTGCCTTTATTGTGAAGATGTTAGATTCAATGCAAAAATAA